One genomic window of Streptomonospora nanhaiensis includes the following:
- a CDS encoding alkaline shock response membrane anchor protein AmaP → MTTSLGRRARRSARGNRWGLATVGLLLAVLGAAALGAGRGLLPVPTPRAGLAETPGALGIGGAWLPYAAAAAAVLAALLALRWLAVQGRGDTVGRVAVEPDPRGGTTDLPARAARGAFEDAVREYPGVRRARARLTESSAAPHVRLDLTLDDDADVAAVWRRVRAEALADLRTALDLERVPAVIRVSMAAPPRHPRRALV, encoded by the coding sequence ATGACCACCTCGCTGGGCCGCAGGGCGCGCAGGTCGGCGCGGGGCAACCGCTGGGGGCTGGCGACCGTGGGGCTGCTGCTGGCCGTTCTGGGCGCGGCGGCGCTGGGTGCCGGGCGCGGGCTGCTGCCCGTCCCCACGCCGCGCGCCGGCCTGGCCGAAACCCCGGGCGCGCTGGGGATCGGCGGCGCGTGGCTGCCCTACGCCGCGGCGGCCGCGGCCGTGCTGGCCGCCCTGCTGGCGCTGCGCTGGCTGGCGGTCCAGGGGCGCGGCGACACCGTCGGCCGGGTGGCGGTGGAGCCCGACCCCCGGGGCGGCACCACCGACCTGCCCGCGCGGGCGGCGCGCGGCGCGTTCGAGGACGCGGTGCGGGAGTACCCCGGCGTGCGCCGGGCGCGGGCGCGGCTGACCGAGTCCAGCGCGGCGCCGCACGTGCGGCTCGACCTCACCCTGGACGACGACGCCGACGTGGCGGCCGTGTGGCGCCGCGTGCGCGCCGAGGCGCTCGCCGACCTGCGCACCGCGCTGGACCTGGAGCGGGTGCCCGCCGTGATCCGGGTGTCGATGGCGGCGCCGCCCCGGCACCCCCGGCGCGCCCTCGTCTGA
- a CDS encoding HAD family hydrolase has protein sequence MAEHALTRGTRVGKRLVLWDIDKTLIDVDGLGSEIFSAAFAEFSGLARHRPTHGPGRTEWQWFQDTQLANDLVPTDDCFPRFLSIQDAMFEARAAEFAERGQVLPGAREALERCAANPDIISSLLTGNTRRNAERKLAAFGLDHLVEIPIGGYGDDHRERPELVRVARERVQEATGIAFTADTTVLVGDSPNDVMAALHGGARIVAVATGIVSADELRAAGADTVLDDLSDTDAVLELLLG, from the coding sequence GTGGCAGAACACGCGCTGACAAGGGGGACCCGGGTGGGCAAGCGGCTGGTGCTGTGGGACATCGACAAGACCCTGATCGACGTCGACGGCCTCGGATCCGAGATCTTCTCGGCGGCGTTCGCGGAGTTCAGCGGATTAGCCCGGCACCGCCCCACCCACGGCCCCGGCCGCACCGAGTGGCAGTGGTTCCAGGACACCCAGCTCGCCAACGACCTCGTGCCCACCGACGACTGCTTCCCGCGCTTCCTGAGCATCCAGGACGCCATGTTCGAGGCGCGGGCCGCCGAGTTCGCCGAACGCGGGCAGGTGCTGCCCGGCGCCCGCGAGGCGCTGGAGCGCTGCGCGGCCAACCCCGACATCATCTCCTCGCTGCTGACCGGCAACACCCGCCGCAACGCCGAGCGCAAGCTCGCCGCGTTCGGCCTGGACCACCTCGTCGAGATCCCCATCGGCGGCTACGGCGACGACCACCGGGAGCGCCCCGAACTGGTACGTGTCGCGCGCGAGCGGGTGCAGGAGGCCACGGGGATCGCGTTCACCGCCGACACCACCGTGCTGGTGGGCGACAGCCCCAACGACGTCATGGCCGCCCTGCACGGCGGCGCCCGGATCGTGGCCGTGGCCACCGGGATCGTGTCGGCCGACGAACTCCGCGCCGCCGGGGCCGACACCGTGCTGGACGACCTCTCCGACACCGATGCCGTGCTGGAGCTGCTGCTGGGCTGA